From the Xylocopa sonorina isolate GNS202 chromosome 9, iyXylSono1_principal, whole genome shotgun sequence genome, the window CGCGCTGGAACAAGATACAAGAGAAATTTAAGGAACCTATATCGTTTTAATCTATTAACACGATTATTTGTACATTTACATGTTACGAAATCTTAATGTTCGATCAAAGATTAAGATCTTAAACCATGTTGAAATAAATCTATGTAACATATGTAACATGTATTAATTTAAAACCCGCTTACATCGCTTTAATATTCTCGTCTCTTAATAACGTACCATCGActgtataatgttgtttcaccACGACTCGAATACAAAAATCAAAAGTCTTATGTTTTAACATTTATGAATAAAACAGTCATTACTTTGTTTTTATTTGTAATAATATAGAGTAAAGGCATTATATATTAGCCATTTACTTCAAATATACacaaattatttataataatactcATGAAATGATGTTTATTCTATATCCATTGTATCGTACGATGTCGTTCCAAACGATATAAAAGAAGAAACGGAAAGAACAGTCGAAATTAACTAAAACAGAGAGTAGCTGAAAATAATAAACCGTTTCGATAATTGAATAAACGAGACGTACTCTAACCAAACGCTGTCAATGTTGACATATTTTGTACGACGTTGGCAGCCCTGGTTCGTGGCCCGTCCTTCATTGTTGCTATTTAGTACCCGGTGTGTTTGCGTTTTTCATTCCCTATTGCGTAAAGTTCTGCTGCAGGTTTTCAAGGAATTTGGCTTAAAGAGAAGTGTCGATAGAGATTATTTAGCGGCTAAAAAGGAGGCGGTGGGGGTAGCTGGCGGGTGAAGATGGAAAATTTGGAGGAGGTGTTGCAAGCGCTCGACGAGTTTCAGAAAATGCGCCCAAGCGAGATACCTCGGGAGCTTGAGGACTATTTGTGTTGGGTTGCGAAAACCGGCGATCCCGTTTACCAGTGGTCGTTGATCAAAACCCTGTTCAGGGAGAAACTGACCCGCGTGATGACCGACTTCTACGAGAGCTGCCCGACCCTCGATCTCGCACCCTGCCCGAACGTCGAGCATTTCAATTATGACACGATGAAGAGCAATCTCCTCGAGCGTCTCGAATCGTTCGCGAATGCCCCGTTCACCGTGCAGCGCATTTGCGAGCTATTGACGACGCCTCGCAAGGAGTACAATAGGGTTGACAAGTTTATGAGGGCCATAGAAAAGAATATTTTAGTTGTTTCTACTAGGGAGCCCGGTCCGATAGCCAGGAGGAACGAGAACGGTGATGGCATGGTCAACGGGTCCGTAGACGAGGACACGTCCGTTACTCAACCGCCACAGGACGTAGAAATGGAGTACTGGGAGAAGGACTGCTCCTCCACGGTTACCATCAGCGTCCACACTGTCGAGAACGAAACGCCTTTGTTACATACCGTCGTACCGACCACTACCGTGGTCAAGAACGTGTTCGGTACGGACGAACTGTCCCAAGAGAAAGTAGAATCTGTATCCTCTAAGTCGGACGTCGTTgtatctaatttcataccatCGGGTTCGGAATTCTCCGGTGTTCCAAACTTGAACTCTCAGACGCAGACCCAAGAGTCCCAGGTGGGGCCGTCGATACAGAATCTGTCGACTATAGTTCCTGAGACTTCTGGAATCGTTAGCGACGTCTCAGAAGCGATCATGAACGAGGACACCAGTTCTCAGCCTAGTTTAGAGTTGGAAAACGAAGGTGGGGATGCTGGGGAGTCGACGAGGAAACTGCAAACTACCTTCCAGACAAAAGATTTCAGCACGAATGAAAATAAGTCAAAGTTTTATGTTGATAATTCTAAAGCGAACGAAAAGGCAGAAGCTGAGGCAATACCGATGCAAGTGCAAGAGGGATCCAGTAAAAGTAGTAATGCGTCGGTTAAGTCGGATGAACAGAAAGTGGCATCAGAGAATAAAGAATCAATTAATCCGAATGTGGAAAATATTTTAAGTATTAACGAAAATTTGGAAGATACGAGAAAGTCAAGTACCATAGTAGAAAACACTCAATCGATTATCGATACATCCAGTTCAAATATAGAGCACAAAGACTCGTTACATTTGGAGAATGCCAGCATGGAGAGTACAACTACGATAAACACCACGGAACACTCCGCAAACAATTTAATATCAATTGATAACGCAAGCCTAGGTGAAAGTACTCGTACATCCGGGGACGTAGAAAATCTGAAGAATCAAAGCAGAGAGACGGAATTGATCGAAGATTCAAAGCCTATAGTGGAAGAACCATGTTCAAAAGATGATTCGACAGAAAATTTCAATTGCAACCAGGAAAAAGACAATTTGACTATAACAGAAGCAGTAGAAGGTGAGACAACAGTAATAAAGTCTATAGTACCTGATCCAATTCCTATAGTTGAAGAACCGAAAGAGTCAGTTAGTACGAAAGAAGGCACTTCTCTAATCGTTGAAGTGTCCGAAGAGTCAGAAAATCAAAATCCTACGGTATCCGATCAGCCAGAAAGTGAGGAGAAAATGTCTATTGAAGACAACAATATAGCAGAATTACAAAGTAACAATATAACTGCAACTATAAATAAAATAGAAGATAGCGAGACGATAATAGAAAATGTCATAAGTAAAAAAGAACAAGAAACAGTGGAATTAATGGACGTAGATGAGGAAGAAACATTATCCGTATTTCAGCAGAATGACGAGCCCATGGAGCAAGAAGTAGCACAATCGTCTAGAAGTTAATGACCTGTAAAAAGAAAATTTTGTTCATTCTTTTAATGGCTTGCTTTTTATTTTAACAGGAATcacagaaagaaaaaaaaaagaaaaacagataCTAAAAAAGAAATGAATTTGTTTGTATAAGACAAAATTTTGACCATGATTCAATTATAAGTTGTATGACTTTCCCTAAACGATTTGATATGTAAGACgtacaaaaaaatattataaGACTTACAaggaattttttaattatatgtTATTTACTGTTTCGCTAACTTTGTAATCACCACTGAACCAGGTAAACTTTGGTATTGTACAAAGAACTTGTTCATATGAATTTCTAAGCTCCTATAGAAAGCAAAACATTGTAATATTAATGACCAGTTTTGACCATGGTTTGGGTTTCAACTCAAATcaatttattaataaatttcgcAACAAATTTATATAGTTGAAGTTTCTACTTAGGACGTGGCTGTGTTCGACTGGAGCATATGAGATTCTATTGTGGCTCCTAACAAGTACATGTGATATAAATACTGAAacattttaaatatacataCTCTGATATTTTACGCTACAACACAATTTTTCTTTAACGCAATCAAGCATAAATTAAGTTTGAAATCCAGCCATTGAGAACTAAACTGGTTACCGATCTTATGCAAAGAGATATCctgaaattttaataattgaGTAACACATTGACAACACGAAAAATGTGCCGATTTTGAAAAATCTATACTTATCAATAACATATTTTCACAATGATGACTGACAGTTACGAGTGTTCCAATTGTATTAAGCATAGCTGGAATCAAAGCGTAGATTCCATTTAATGATTCAAGTTGTAATCGACAAACAAATGCCTTTATTACAAACATTTCCTATATAGAGAAAAATGAAACATAACAAGAATAAAAAGTTTGTGTACTCtccaattaaaaaagaaaaaaaatgagtGGTATTGCTCTCTTCACGTCTTGCTATGTTTtccaatagaggtataatagtTGAATACTTgtcaaataataataaatactgCGACATCCTCCTTTCCTATCCAGAAAAAGGAAATTGTATCGAAATAGACTCATATGATTTAAAAATATGTCCCATTTAATTACAATAATTTGCTTCTGATTGAGTTTTCATTGAATAAGTTTTATGTGGATACGAGTCTAGAGGTAGTTCATTCTAAAAGTAATTATAATAATGGTATATTAATTTAAAGACGACATAGATCAATGATATAAAAACATTGATATAACTTAAAATAGCAgtgtacattattttgtagaaaaatatattaaaatttattacCAAAGTGGAATTATTTATAATACCTGCCTTACATTATAAATCAAAGAAAGTAGAGACAGCTTTATGATTTTTATGCTAATGTACATACACGCAAACAGTGTGCTTGTACATTATTTTAGTACATAGAATGGATGCTACCttttaaatattgaaattcATCTTTTACCATAGAATTTCCATCTCCTGTTAGTAAAGAAAAACCactgaaaaattaatttaaatacatacacttttatagtattatttataaaaattccTTGAGAAACAGTATAATGGTGTAGAATAAAAACCATGAATAACTAAGACATAATTAATCGACTAGGGAATAAGACATTGTATTTcagaaaaaagaaattaataaatttattaattatttattataaatatgaCTTTCAATAACCTTTGCAAGAttgttttttatatattatcagacaTCTTCTTTCAGTTTATTAAACTATGgatcaatatatacatatacacataGCTCTTTTTTACATTGGTCAGTTACCTCAAATTTTCATCAAAATCCAAGATTTAAGTAAAAGTTTGATGTTGAACCAATTTATTAAAGTAACTATCCTTCAAATTCATCAGTTCTTTATAAGTCCCAGTTTCTGTCACTTGTCCTTGTTTCAAAACTACAATCTTATCTGCATTTTTTATTGTACTCAGTCTGTGAGCTATAATTAAAACTGTTCGTCCTTGGACAGCTTTCTCTAGAGCTTCCTGTACGTAATGTTCGCTCTCCGCATCTAACGCACTCGTGGCCTCGTCCAGAATTAAAATTTTTGGTTCCTAAGCAGAAAAACTTTTCATTACTATTTAAATTGCACGACTGATACTTCAACGATACATTTACCTTTATTAACGCCCTAGCAATAGCAACTCTTTGCCTCTGTCCACCACTGAGAGTGATGCCCCGTTCTCCAACTATTGTGTCTAAGCCATCCGGCATGTTTCTTGTGAATTCCAAAACGTGGGCGCATTTTGCGGCTTCTTCCACGTCATATTTTATCGAATTTTCAACACCGAACAATATATTGTCTCGTATCGTACCACTAAAGAGAATTGGCTCCTGAGAAACAATGCTCATCTGGGATTTCACCCACGCTGGGTCAAGAGACCTAAGATCATGATTGTCTAAAAGCACAGATCCTAGATTGGGATCATAAAGTCTTAACAAGAGCGAAGCTATTGTAGATTTTCCAGAACCTGATGATCCGACAATAGCGACCACCATACATTTTGAAATTTTCAAACTGAAATTTTTCAAAACCCATGTACTCTGTCTTGTAGGATAAGCAAAACTGACCTTCTGAAACTCAATATCACCTGATAATGGTTTATCCAGAATTTTACCGCCATGAATCGGTATTGCTGGCTCTCTTTCGATGAGTTCAACCAAACGCGTGTTCGCGCCCAACGCTTTATTTAATTCGCTATAAAACGAAGACAATCCGCTTAAAGAAATTCCTACGTATGCTGCGTACATTAAGAAGGCACTTAAGCTTCCAATCGTGAGAGAGGAATCAGTAACCATAGCACCACCGTAATATAAAACAGATAGGATAATAACATTTCCGGAGAAGCCAGTTAATCCAAAGAACATTCCTCTATACAAACTCTCCTTGTA encodes:
- the LOC143427552 gene encoding uncharacterized protein LOC143427552, whose product is MENLEEVLQALDEFQKMRPSEIPRELEDYLCWVAKTGDPVYQWSLIKTLFREKLTRVMTDFYESCPTLDLAPCPNVEHFNYDTMKSNLLERLESFANAPFTVQRICELLTTPRKEYNRVDKFMRAIEKNILVVSTREPGPIARRNENGDGMVNGSVDEDTSVTQPPQDVEMEYWEKDCSSTVTISVHTVENETPLLHTVVPTTTVVKNVFGTDELSQEKVESVSSKSDVVVSNFIPSGSEFSGVPNLNSQTQTQESQVGPSIQNLSTIVPETSGIVSDVSEAIMNEDTSSQPSLELENEGGDAGESTRKLQTTFQTKDFSTNENKSKFYVDNSKANEKAEAEAIPMQVQEGSSKSSNASVKSDEQKVASENKESINPNVENILSINENLEDTRKSSTIVENTQSIIDTSSSNIEHKDSLHLENASMESTTTINTTEHSANNLISIDNASLGESTRTSGDVENLKNQSRETELIEDSKPIVEEPCSKDDSTENFNCNQEKDNLTITEAVEGETTVIKSIVPDPIPIVEEPKESVSTKEGTSLIVEVSEESENQNPTVSDQPESEEKMSIEDNNIAELQSNNITATINKIEDSETIIENVISKKEQETVELMDVDEEETLSVFQQNDEPMEQEVAQSSRS
- the LOC143427548 gene encoding ATP-binding cassette sub-family B member 10, mitochondrial translates to MTSTWRLFARNITLQRIKFCKSTATQRQLFYTCPSSPIKINARNYIFSILRYYGTNAIETKGLNAPVRLVAKPKKTSELKNLFVLAVPERWRLFGAISFLLVSSAVTMAVPFCLGKLIDIIYTSDKEEMRGNLNELCIILFGVFVIGALCNFCRVYLMSTTGHRITQTLRKQLYAAVLRQETAMFDKHSTGEFVGRLSGDTQLVSHALTSNISDGLRSAVMSIAGISMMFYASPKLAILGLAIVPPVAGLTIVCGRFLKQISRDIQDNLAMLNTIAEERISNIRTVKAFSKEISEVDHYSSQLGNLLKVCYKESLYRGMFFGLTGFSGNVIILSVLYYGGAMVTDSSLTIGSLSAFLMYAAYVGISLSGLSSFYSELNKALGANTRLVELIEREPAIPIHGGKILDKPLSGDIEFQKVSFAYPTRQSTWVLKNFSLKISKCMVVAIVGSSGSGKSTIASLLLRLYDPNLGSVLLDNHDLRSLDPAWVKSQMSIVSQEPILFSGTIRDNILFGVENSIKYDVEEAAKCAHVLEFTRNMPDGLDTIVGERGITLSGGQRQRVAIARALIKEPKILILDEATSALDAESEHYVQEALEKAVQGRTVLIIAHRLSTIKNADKIVVLKQGQVTETGTYKELMNLKDSYFNKLVQHQTFT